TTTAAATTAAACTTATAAAGCTCATCATCAATATATTGTTTATCAATTTTAGTAAATTCTTTAGTAATATGTAAACTCATTATTCATTTCTCCTTTTATATCATTTTTATACGAATTGTTTACACAAAAGTTATGCATTCTTTTTCAGAAATTCTGTTTGCAACAAACCATAGATCAACATATCTTTGCATTCCCCGTAACACCGTGACATTCATACCGTCTTAAACAACCTTCTTTCTTAAAGTAGAATTTGGTCAATAATTTCTTTGAAGCAATATTTTCATCTGCGACAAATGCCTGTATTCTTACTAAACCTAACTGATTAAATCCTTTTGATAATACTTCTTTTACAGCTTCAGACATAATACCACGACACCAATATTCTTCGGATAATTCATACCCAATTTCAGCTCGTTTGCCTGCAAATTCACTTAAGAAAATCGTACCAATAATTTCATTTGTTACTTTGTTAGCAATAGCAAAACGAATAATCCAGCCTTTATCGTAACCTTCGTTCCAAGTATTGATTACTTCATAACTTCTTTCTAAAGATTCGGGGCCGTTCCAATCGAGATGACGGTATACCTTTTCATTTGAATAATAGTTTAATAGGATAGGGGCATCCTCTAACTCTAACTTTCTTAATATAATGCATTTAGTTTGTACTGTCGGAAACGTTTCTAATAATTTCGAAAAGTTCATTTTATCTCCTCTATCTCTTCTATAATTTAAGATTATCTGTGAGATTGCACGATTAAACTCTCTATATCTGGCATAGTCTTCTCTCCCTTTTCAAAAAATTTGCAATATATCTAATTCAAAATTTCCAGTCAATTAAAATGTGACCTAAATAGAATAATTGTGCCTTCAAAACTATTAGCTGATTCATTTTCTCTCGCCTATCATAAGGGTTTATTCGATTATATCTGACTTACAATACTACAAAAACCTCATACTTGTTTCATAAAAGAAACTAAGCCAATGCGGTATTAAACCCCATTGGCTTAGTTCATTAATTTATTCTATTTCTTTTTTCTTTTAGTACAATTCTTTGAATACTCTTTAATGACAAATAATATTTTCCAGCTAAATTATCCATATCCATTCCCGATTGATAATCGTTATATATATCAGAATTTCTTAAATCAATTTCTCTTCTTATAGCAGTACTGGATCCCCAACTCTTTTTATTGTCTTCTTTTCGCGGGATGTAAATATATTCTCCATCAACATACTTTTGTATTAGTTCTATCAACTCAGATGGTAATAGATTCTTTGCTTTTATATAGCTCATTTTTACACTCCTAAATATTAGTATTTCTTTTAGGAAGAGCAAAGGCTATTTTTATTTGTATAATTATGCAATAGCCTTTGCTATGCAAAAATAGTATTCCTTCTCACACAATCAATCCTCCTTGCATTTTAGCTTTTTTATTTTCCTACGATTCTGTTTTAATTATTAGTTGTTTCAAATTCAACTTTAACACCTTGTTACCCATTAACTCAATATAAACTTTCTGAATGCTCGGCCAATTAAAAAGCCTTTTTCTGAGTCTCTTTTTTAATACTAATTTACTTATTTACGAGAAATCTTCAATAATTTCTACCACTTCAATTATTCCGTCTATCAAAAGCTCAGGTAGCTCGTTTTTTATGTTACCCTTCCAATATTCTCTAGCTTGTTGAATTTTTTTGGAAAAAGGGACCCCATCCTCCTTTGGTAAAAGGTTTCCATCTCCCTCAAAAGAATTTCCAATAACTCGAAGTTTAACAATCTGCAAAACCTTCCTATTGTAAGAATCAAATAATGCTTTCCATTTCAAAGTATCCTCATAGTTTTTCGCAGCGTATAAACAAGACAACCTTGAAGGATATTCAGGATATTCTTGTATTCTAACCATCTCTACAATTACTTCTCTAATAGCTCTGATTGTTTGATCGACATAATTTAAAGCTACTTGGGCATCCTCATTATTCAAGTTCAAGCCTTCATTTGTATAATGACCCTGGAAAATCTGAATGAAGTCTTCACCTTTAGAATTCAGTTGTTCCCTCTCAAAAAAGAAGGTATATAAGGTGTTCTTTTGATTCTTGCCAAAGTTAATAATCTGCCCTAGACTCATTTTTTTCCTAGTAACAATATGATAAACATACAATTCGTTCTTTTCCATAGTTTGCCTCCAATTGAACCCATCATAATGGATTTACTTATCTAATGCCATAACAATTATTACGATAAAAACCACTGTGAAGAAAATACCTCTAATTATTGGGGAACGTCCTACAAATGCCTCATTTACTTTAGGTTCCTTTATGTATGCTGGTTGAAACCATAAATGAATAGCCTTTGTTGGATTTATATATTGCCAAATCGAAATTGCATAAAATGCAATGACAATAATAATAAATAAAATTGTGTTAGACATACATTCCCCCTCATCGTCCAGTTCATCGAATAAGTAAATGCTATTTTATTGCATTTCGTAAGTTTGTAACATTATTCGGATTAATTGCCCATTTACTCATAAGCTCTTTTTGCCTATTTTTTAGATCTTCATATGGTTGTTCAATCATTTCTACCACATTAAACCTTTCATCGAAGACCTTTGAATCTTTTATTTTTCTATAACCACCAAATCCTAAGTCGTCGTTTAGAAGCCAAACAACTCTTTTGATATTTGCAAATAAAATCCCACCGGTACACATAGGACAAGGCTCTAATGAAGTGTATATTGTGAATTTTTCTCTTTTTATTTTTGCATTAAATATTGCTTTACCCGCATTTCTTATAGCATCAATTTCTGCGTGGGCAGTTGCATCATTTGCTGGATGTACCCTATTTCTACCTTTAGAAATTAAGTTAAAGTTTTCATCAACAATTACCGCCCCTACTGGGTATGTATTTTCCTTTAATGCTTGCTCTGCTTCTTCCAATGCCATTTCTAAAAAAAGTCTATCTTTATCCATACTCATAATTTTCCCTACCTCAAATATTGGATTTGTGAAATATCCTTGTTCAACTATATTGCCCTAAATAAACCCCAGACTTTTTAATGCATATTCAATTCCGTCTTCACTGGATTTTTTAGTTACGAAATCAGCTATGTGTTTTATTTTTTCATTTCCATTCCCCATGGCTATACCAAGTCCTACTAACTCCAACATATCTATATCATTTTCTCCATCGCCAAAAGCTACCGCTTCTGATTTATCAATTCCAAAGTAGTCTAATACTTTAACGATTGCTATTGACTTAGAGACGTCATGTTGCAGTACATTTAACACATAAGGATGCCATCTTTTAAATGTAATATGTGGAAATGTATATATGTATTTCTGAACAGTATCATCGTTTGCGAATAAGCACATTAAATAAACTTCTTCTTCATTAATTTTAGAGTTAATAATAGGATACTCATTCAATGACAAAGTTTCCTTTAATGCTTCTAATATACTTGGATCTTTTACTCCGTTCATGCTAAAGTCCTCTGTATAAAAGGAGAGTGCGTTATTATGTATGTATGCAAATTCAACCATTTCTTGGATGATTTCTTTATCCATCGTAATTTTATGAATCACTTTTTGATTATGCTTTACATAGGCTCCATTTGCTGTGATGAAGTATCAATTCCTAATTCCTCTATTTCCCTGCACATGGAAAAAGGTCTTCCCGTTGCAGCAACAACCTTTATTCCTTTGTTTTTTAATGCAATTATAGCTTTTTTAGTGCTTTTAGAAATGGTTCCATCCCTGTGATGTGTAATTGTTCCATCAATATCGAAAAATACAATTTTGTAGGTCATAAGTATTCCCCCTTATAGTTCACAAAGTTAAAAGAGCTGCATTGCAACTCAATGATATTCTACTAGAGCCAACATTAGTTGAATAAGAGCACTTTCCATTTCTATATGTCAAATCCTAAACTAATAATCTTCCACTCATTTTTATACATTTTAAAAGTTATTCCTAGGAATGCTGGAGGACTTTTGGGCTCTCCATTTAAATTGCTTAATAGTTTGATTTAATTTTCTATCATTTTTTCTTTTTCATTTAATCTTTCAGTAAATTTTGCATTATCTTCTTCAAACTGGATTTCATTCCCATCTAATGAGTCATCTTTCCCAGAACAAGCTGTTACGTGCATAAAACTACAAGGAATAAATATCAATAATTACCTCACTATTTTCCTCCCGCTTCCTAATTTTTTTCTATTTATTTGCAATTTTAGGTTTTCATATAGTCGCTTCTCATTATAAGTCGTTTATTTAGGGTTCCAAATTAACTCCATAAACTTTTCATAAGGACCTTTAAACTGATGATCCAGAACTTTTATAAATGCAGTCCTATACGTGTCTTCCACCTATGTTAGAGAGCAAGCAGTCTGGTATGTCAACACTAAATCAAACAACTTTATTAAGGGCTAAGATTTTATAAGCGACCGGACTTAGATAACCCAGTTTACTGTGCGACCGGATATTATTGTACCAATTGACATAATCGAAAAGTTCAAGAGACAGCTGTTCAAGGGTAGGGTAGTGCGATCCGTTGATGAGTTCTGTTTTTAAAATCTTAAAAGTCGCTTCTGCCACCGCATTATCATAAGGATTTCCTTTTTGACTTAGAGATCGCTTAATCTTAAATGTACTTAATAATTCATCGATACCAACATTTTTAAATTCAGATCCACGATCTGTATGGAACATTTTTACGTTTTGCAGAGGATATCTAACAGACTTAAAGGCACGCTGAACTAGAGCTGCGTCCTTTTGTTCTCCGACACTATACCCGACGATTTCTCTGTTATATAAATCGATTAAAAAACAAATATAATTCCAGTTTCCTCCTACTCTCACATACGTTAAGTCACTTACTAACACAGACATCTCTTTATCCACGTTAAATGCTCGATTTAATACATTTCGAACTGATTCTTCATTTGGAGGGGTAGACATTGGTTTATAGGATGGTTTTGTATATTTCGATTGAATTCCTAGTTCGTCCATCAATCGACCAATACGTCGTCTAGAGACTGTTAAACCAGCTTTTTTTAAGGCATCTTTTATTTTTCTGGTTCCATATACTTTACGATTCTCTTCGAAAATCACTACTATTTTATCTTTTAATTTTTGCTCTTCAGCTAGCTTTTCTTGTTCTTTTTGAATGGCTATTCCCGTGTCATGATAAAAAGTACTACGAGCTATTTTTAGGACTTTACACATTGCTAATACAGAATATTTGTGACGATTTTCTTGAATCACATCTATTTTCGTCCCATGATCAGCGCGGCTTGCTTTAAAATGTCGACTTCCATTTCGAGTTGCTTATTTCTCTTACGCAAGTCAATCAGTTCTTGCTCAACCGAAGATCGGTTGTCTTTCTCTTTAAAGGAGCCTGACTGTTTGAATTGCGTAATCCATCTGTCTAAAGCAGACGCGGTTAATTCATATTCTCGGGCAATATCTTGACGGCTTTTTCCATTTTCATATAGGGCCACCACTTGTTTTTTAAATTCTGTAGAAAACGTTCTTCTTTTACTGGACATAGTAGATTCTCCTTCTTGTTATCTATTATTCTACTTGCCCTTAATTTTACTGTCCAACTAAGTGTAGACTATTCAGTCATCAAAAACCCTGACATAATAATTATTATGCTTAAAATAACAATACATAAGGTTCTATTCCTAAGATCAATCATTCAGAATTCCCTCTTTAAAATGATACGGCTTATTCTCCAGAAGGTTTCAATAATTCTCATTTACTATTGTTTCTGCTAATTACCTTATTAATGCCCTTTTTCTTATTCAACCTTTCTATTTAGTTAAAGAAGGAATATTAGAATGCTCTATTTACATAGATTAATTTTAGTAATAGTAATAAAATATTGAACAACTTAACTTATCCAAACAGCTATAATCGAATATTTTTTTAAAAAAAATCGATTTAAATTGGGGAGTGAAACATGGGGGCTATTGATGGAAAAGATTTTATTAACCGATTAAATCAGTTAAATAATGAAATTTGGTACGACGGTGAAAAAATTGAGGGGTTGCTCTCTGAACAACCTGCTTTTAAGGGACTGATTCAGTCAAAAGCGGCTCTTTATGATTTACAACATGACCCAAAAATAAAAGATGAGATGACTTTTATTTCCCCAGTTTCAGGAGAACTTATTGGTCTTTCCTATTTGCAACCAAAAACGAAAGAGGACTTAATAAGAAGAAGGAAGATGTCTGAACATTGGGCAAGGTATTCAGGGGGTATCATGGGAAGAAGCCCAGATTATTTGAACACAGTTTTAATGAGCTTTACTTCTTCAGTATCCTTTTTAAAAAATAAGGACAAATGTTTTCCAAATAATCTACAATCATTTTACGAATTGGCCCGAGAAAATGACCTGTCGTTTACACATACCTTTATTTCTCCACAAGTGAATCGTTCTCATATTTACTTTGAAAATACCGATGAACCAATCGCCGCAAAAGTTATTGATAAAAATGAAGAAGGAATCATCATTAAAGGTGCCCGTCTTCTTGCTACACAAGGTGGTTTAACAGATGAAGTATTAGTATTTAGCGTTGGTAAATTTCTATTTAATGAAGATGAAGCTTTTGCTTTTTCAATCCCTTCTAACACGAAAGGAATAAAGTTTATTTGTAGGGATACATTCATCGGAGGTCAATCTTCTTTTAATCATCCATTAAGCTCGCGGTTCGAAGAAATGGATTCTATCGTTGTCTTTGACAATGTTTTAGTACCATGGGATAGAGTATTTTATTACAACAATGCGGAAGTAGCCGAAGCATTCCCCATTCAAAGCTCTTTTCATCCCTTTACTAAGCACCAAGTATTGACTAGACAAATTGTAAAAACAGAGTTCGTCTTAGGTATTGCTCAGCTTCTTATCGAAACGATTAATATTAGCGAGTATCAGCATGTCCAAGAAAAGATGTCAGAAATCATCATTGGTCTAGAGACAATGAAATCCTTGTTAGAAAAATCGGAAAATAACGCAAAATTAGATAAATGGGGATATATGCGACCAGAAATTTTCCCGCTTCAAGTTGCCGGTAACATTTTCCCTAAAATCTATCCTCGTTTTACTGAAATTATCCAGCTAATCGGAGCTAGTGGAATGATTACATTGCCTACCGAAAACGCATTTCAATCTATTATTAGAAATGACTTAGATTTATATCTTCAAGGAGCAACTAAGACCGCAGAGGAGCGAGTAAAAATATTTCGTTTAGCTTGGGATTTAACAATGAGTTCATTTGGAACAAGACAAACCCAATATGAGCGATACTTTTTTGGCGACCCGATTCGATTATCAAGTGATTTATATAAGAAATATCCAAAAAATGAATTTGTAAAGGTAGTTAGTAATTTCTTAAATTTAAAAAAAGAAGAGTAATAGAAGTTCAATTATTGTAAGTTGCCACTCCATCTTAGTGTTCAGCAAGTAGAAAAAAGAACCGTCTGAACAGCTTAACAATTACTATAAAAGCCCTCGTTGCCATCCGTGCTGCACCACAAAGAGTGAAAATGGATAGAGGAGCCTGTACTAGTAGTCCACCGAAATCAATAGACTTTTTCAAAAGTTGTACTTTTGGTTTTAAGTCTAATATTAATAAATCTTGTTGTGCAAACATTTTTAAACTGAAATAAAAGCCAAACTATGATTAGAACTTCACTTATAGTAAACAATCCGACTGTGAATAAATAAAACCAATCTGCAAAATAGCGATATACAATATTATATTTCCCTGCATCAATCCTTCAGATGGATAAAATAATTCAGTAATCAAGTTCTCTTCATTCCTGCTTTTATTGGAAACAAGTATCTCCTTTTTTAAGTATTCCTCTTAAACTATAAAGAACTTTTAGATTTTCCTTATTGAAACTAAACTGCGGTAAGTTGAATTATGCATATCAATCCTTATAAAAAAATACTACCTATTGAGGTGAAATCACTGTTTGAACCTACTTTAATAGTATACTCTTGTAGTATTCGGGGCAATATTGAGAAAGCAAATCGTTTGTACAAAAAAAGCTCTAGATAAGTAATCTAGAGCTTTTTTTGAACGATTTATTTCGGAAAATCTTGGTTTAAAGCTTTTAAGCCACCTGCATAGATGCCATGGAATCGATTTATCGCCTCTTCGTCACTAACCCCTACAGGTGTGAAACTACCGGTCCACTCTACTAATGCAGTTTGGCTATCCTTGTCAATCTCCCAAACGTGGATTGTAGATAGATAATTAGTGAACGGAAATTGTGCTTTCATAATCGAATAGATATAGTAGTGCTCTGTTGTTGAATACTTCCAATTGCGCTAAGATTGCATCGCCATCAGGATTAGCTAGATGACGTACGCGCCCACCTTGGCTTAATTCACTGTTAAGTATATAAGGTAACCAATCGGGAAGCGAATCGAAGCCACCGATTAATTGACAAACATATCAGGTGAAACTGGTATTTCAATTGTTGTAGTAGCATGTGCCATATTAATTACTCCCTGTTGAATTCATGTGTAGCGGTGCATTAGCTGCCAGAAATTTTTGTTCACGCATTTCCTGCCAATATGCGTTCGGAATAACGGTATTCAATGCTGCCTGGTCTTCTGCGATTTGCTCAGGACGCCTAGCACCGGGAATGACAGCAGCGACTGCTGGATTAGCCAGCGAAAATTGTAAGGCAGCTGCCTTAATGCTAATTCCATGACGCTGTGCAATAAGCTTGATTTTCTCGACTTTTGAAATGATTTCAGGAGATGCTTTCTGATACTCAAAGTGTGGATACCTCCAGCAAGGATACCTAAGCTGTACGGACCACCGACAACGATGACAACATTGTTTTTTAATGAAGTAGGCATCACTCGTTGCAGTGCGTCCTCATGATCTATTAATGTATAGCGACAAGCTAGTATAGATACATCCGGCTTCGCTTCTTCTAGATCTAACATGAGTTCAATCGTAATCGGAGTACCCTATCCTTGATTTGACATATAGTAGGACACATATTTAGTAGCAAAGAACAATTTCAATAAATTGCCAATAAACCAACTAGAATAGTGACTCACAGCAAAACATGTCGCTATAATTCCAATTAATAAAGCATTAAGAATATTTTCTATTTAGCTTCATCTTCATGCAAACGACCTTTATAGATATACGTTAACGAAATAAAGATATAAATAGCTAACGTGATACCTGTTACGATAATAGATGTTGTGTAAACAATGCCAACTAGAATTGCACTTAAAGCAATAATCGCTACCCAAGTTGTATAAGGGAACCATTTTACTGAATAGGTGCTTGTTTTTTCTGGCTGTATTTTTCGCGATTTCAGATGGGCAATCGCAATGATTAACCAAATAAATAATACGGTATACCCTAGTGAACCCATTAGGAATTCAAAGGTTTTACTTCCCGCAAATAAAGAAATGATTACGCCCGTATATAAAGCTAACGTACACATCAATATAGCAAACACAGGAACTTTCTTTTTCGATAAATGTGCAAAGATTTTAGGAATGCGCCTATCTACAGCTTGTGTATACAGAATGCGTGACGAGCCATATAAGCCAGAGTTCATGGATGAAACAATTGCGAGTATAACAACTGCATTCATAATATGGTCGGCACCTGGGATCACAATCATTTTAAATACCATTACAAACGGACTCTCTGGTACCCCGTTTACTTCATTCCAAGGAATTAAGCTAACGATAATAAAGAAAGGAAATAAATAAATAAAAGGTAATAATTCGTACTAATGTACTGCGAACAGTTTTTGGAACAGCCTTTTCAGGATTTTTTGTTTCAGCTAACGTAATACCAATAATTTCAGTGCCACCATAAGAATATATCACAACTAGCATTGCAGCAATTAAACCTGTTGGTCCATTCGGTAAGAACCCTCCGTGATCTGTTAAGTTAGAAAAACCAACAGCTGTATGATTACCAAATGTTACAAGTAACAATGCCAATCCAGCTATGATAAACACCACAATAACGGCAATTTTAATTCCCGCAAGCCAGTATTCTGTTTCTGCAAAAACTTTTACGGACAATATATTAACGACTGTAACTAATATAGAAACCTAAAATGCTAGTATCCAAATCGGATATTCTGGCAACCAATATTGAATGAAAATAGCCGCAACCACCGATTCGGCTGCAATATTTAAAACCCACATCTTCCAATAGATCCAATCTAAAAAATAAGAGGGGTATTTTCCTAGAATCGATTGTACTAAATCTCTAAAAGTTCTTGCATCACTATTGCGGACTGCCATTTCTGCTAAACCTTGCATAACTAATAACAGAATAATACCACCAATTAAGTATGCAATAAGTAGTGATGGACCTGCCATATCAATGGCTGCACTTCTTCCTTTAAATAATCCTGCACCAATGGCACCACCTAGTGCCATCATCGTAATATGACGTGAGGTCATTGTTCTCTGTAATTTCTAGTTGTCGTTCTCCATTTTCTTACCTCCTATAATTAAAAAGGCATACCGCGGTACCACTCTAATTGGTTCTTCATGAACCCTACTTAAAACCTTGTAACGAAGGTTAATCGTTAAAGCAAATAGAATAGATTATCTACTCCTTTCACCCTACCACTCCTAGGCAAGTTCAAAGTATTATTGGACTGCGTTGCACCAACCCACAGCTCTCTTTACCAAATAATAAACTTTTACTACTCCTACTCTTTGCGTTTCATAAAATTAAATTGTTAAAGCTTTAACTATTGTTCAAAATCATATGAGCCTGCTTTAATTCTGTCAATCTTTTAATTTACAATAACCTTCAAAAGAGAAGCATCATACTTCTGCTTCTCATTTCCATTTTCTTACCTCTTAAAATCAAAAAAAGCATACCATCTCTTCTTTCATCATCAAATGAAAAAAAGAGACGATATGCTTAAGCAAACCCCGGTACCACTCTAATTGGTTCTTCATTAACCCCCCAACTTTAAAACCTCGTAACGAAGGTTAATCGTTAAAGCAAATAGAATAATTCGTCCATTCTATTTACCCTACCACTCCTAGGCAAGTTCAAAGTATTATTGGAGTGCGTTGCACCAACCCGCAGCTCTCTCGACCAAATAATAAGCTTTTACTACCCCTAATCTTTGCGTTTCATAAAATTATAT
The nucleotide sequence above comes from Psychrobacillus glaciei. Encoded proteins:
- a CDS encoding GNAT family N-acetyltransferase produces the protein MNFSKLLETFPTVQTKCIILRKLELEDAPILLNYYSNEKVYRHLDWNGPESLERSYEVINTWNEGYDKGWIIRFAIANKVTNEIIGTIFLSEFAGKRAEIGYELSEEYWCRGIMSEAVKEVLSKGFNQLGLVRIQAFVADENIASKKLLTKFYFKKEGCLRRYECHGVTGNAKIC
- a CDS encoding CD3324 family protein, which produces MSYIKAKNLLPSELIELIQKYVDGEYIYIPRKEDNKKSWGSSTAIRREIDLRNSDIYNDYQSGMDMDNLAGKYYLSLKSIQRIVLKEKRNRIN
- a CDS encoding DUF2441 domain-containing protein, whose product is MEKNELYVYHIVTRKKMSLGQIINFGKNQKNTLYTFFFEREQLNSKGEDFIQIFQGHYTNEGLNLNNEDAQVALNYVDQTIRAIREVIVEMVRIQEYPEYPSRLSCLYAAKNYEDTLKWKALFDSYNRKVLQIVKLRVIGNSFEGDGNLLPKEDGVPFSKKIQQAREYWKGNIKNELPELLIDGIIEVVEIIEDFS
- a CDS encoding nucleoside deaminase encodes the protein MSMDKDRLFLEMALEEAEQALKENTYPVGAVIVDENFNLISKGRNRVHPANDATAHAEIDAIRNAGKAIFNAKIKREKFTIYTSLEPCPMCTGGILFANIKRVVWLLNDDLGFGGYRKIKDSKVFDERFNVVEMIEQPYEDLKNRQKELMSKWAINPNNVTNLRNAIK
- a CDS encoding IS3 family transposase (programmed frameshift) encodes the protein MSSKRRTFSTEFKKQVVALYENGKSRQDIAREYELTASALDRWITQFKQSGSFKEKDNRSSVEQELIDLRKRNKQLEMEVDIFKASRADHGTKIDVIQENRHKYSVLAMCKVLKIARSTFYHDTGIAIQKEQEKLAEEQKLKDKIVVIFEENRKVYGTRKIKDALKKAGLTVSRRRIGRLMDELGIQSKYTKPSYKPMSTPPNEESVRNVLNRAFNVDKEMSVLVSDLTYVRVGGNWNYICFLIDLYNREIVGYSVGEQKDAALVQRAFKSVRYPLQNVKMFHTDRGSEFKNVGIDELLSTFKIKRSLSQKGNPYDNAVAEATFKILKTELINGSHYPTLEQLSLELFDYVNWYNNIRSHSKLGYLSPVAYKILALNKVV
- the hpaB gene encoding 4-hydroxyphenylacetate 3-monooxygenase, oxygenase component, translating into MGAIDGKDFINRLNQLNNEIWYDGEKIEGLLSEQPAFKGLIQSKAALYDLQHDPKIKDEMTFISPVSGELIGLSYLQPKTKEDLIRRRKMSEHWARYSGGIMGRSPDYLNTVLMSFTSSVSFLKNKDKCFPNNLQSFYELARENDLSFTHTFISPQVNRSHIYFENTDEPIAAKVIDKNEEGIIIKGARLLATQGGLTDEVLVFSVGKFLFNEDEAFAFSIPSNTKGIKFICRDTFIGGQSSFNHPLSSRFEEMDSIVVFDNVLVPWDRVFYYNNAEVAEAFPIQSSFHPFTKHQVLTRQIVKTEFVLGIAQLLIETINISEYQHVQEKMSEIIIGLETMKSLLEKSENNAKLDKWGYMRPEIFPLQVAGNIFPKIYPRFTEIIQLIGASGMITLPTENAFQSIIRNDLDLYLQGATKTAEERVKIFRLAWDLTMSSFGTRQTQYERYFFGDPIRLSSDLYKKYPKNEFVKVVSNFLNLKKEE